Proteins encoded within one genomic window of Amorphoplanes friuliensis DSM 7358:
- a CDS encoding glycosyl hydrolase family 28-related protein, with protein sequence MTISARWPALATASVVGLGLAVGAGVPASAAPQAPVVTRAGLDPALVAGRGATVDFAEQEAENTKHNGAVIGPDRAAYSLAAEASGRTAVKLTPGQYVEFTLPKAANAVNVRYSIPDAPTGGGITAPLDVAVNGKHTKKMTLTSEYAYLYNQYPFSNDPTAGLLHPDWWIAECACVPAATTPTPEISKPFRPMHFYDEQRLLLGKTYRAGDRIRLTASSGAAWTVIDLLDSQLVGLPHVNLVASNVLLFGADPTGKRDSAAAFDKAIAFAKKAKLKVYVPPGTYQVNRHIIVDNVTIEGAGSWYTIIKGKEVALSEPAPDGSVHTGVGFYGKDAADGGSRNVHLKGFTIQGDVRERIDTDQVNGIGGALSDSTIDGLYLRHTKVGMWFDGPMTNLKITNNTIVDQIADALNFHTGVTNSVVRNNFIRNTGDDGLAMWAEKITNTGNTFDHNTVQTPTLANGIAIYGGTDNTVSNNLVADPIREGSGIHAGSRFGAEPFAGALTIKNNTVVRAGTLELNWNIGLGAIWFYALDKTIDADIQVTGDHYLDSTYNAIMLVSDWGVKDLYSIEGVKFKDLRIDGTGTSVVSARVAGSASFSNVDARNVGAVGVNNCGSFGFKPTGSEFSLTDLGGNDGGGTTGPWLAAWELPNTITCDDRPPVVAPPAPTTW encoded by the coding sequence ATGACCATTTCCGCGAGGTGGCCGGCCCTGGCTACCGCCTCCGTTGTCGGGCTGGGTCTGGCGGTCGGCGCGGGTGTCCCCGCGAGCGCCGCCCCGCAGGCCCCTGTCGTGACCCGTGCCGGCCTCGACCCCGCCCTCGTCGCCGGTCGCGGCGCCACTGTGGACTTTGCCGAGCAGGAGGCGGAGAACACGAAGCACAACGGCGCCGTCATCGGCCCGGACCGCGCGGCCTACTCGCTCGCCGCCGAGGCGTCCGGGCGCACCGCGGTCAAGCTGACCCCGGGTCAGTACGTCGAGTTCACGCTGCCGAAGGCGGCCAACGCCGTCAACGTGCGCTACAGCATCCCCGACGCCCCCACCGGCGGCGGGATCACGGCGCCCCTCGACGTCGCGGTCAACGGCAAGCACACCAAAAAGATGACGCTGACCTCGGAGTACGCGTACCTCTACAACCAGTACCCGTTCAGCAACGACCCGACCGCGGGGCTGCTGCACCCGGACTGGTGGATCGCGGAGTGTGCTTGCGTACCGGCCGCGACCACGCCGACGCCGGAGATCAGCAAGCCGTTCCGGCCGATGCACTTCTACGACGAGCAGCGGCTGTTGCTGGGCAAGACCTATCGCGCGGGGGACAGGATCCGCCTGACCGCCTCGTCCGGCGCCGCGTGGACCGTCATCGACCTGCTCGACTCGCAGCTGGTCGGTCTGCCGCACGTCAACCTGGTCGCGTCGAACGTTCTGCTCTTCGGCGCCGACCCCACCGGTAAGCGGGACTCGGCCGCCGCGTTCGACAAGGCGATCGCGTTCGCGAAGAAGGCCAAGCTCAAGGTCTACGTGCCGCCGGGCACCTACCAGGTCAACCGCCACATCATCGTCGACAACGTGACGATCGAGGGCGCCGGCAGCTGGTACACGATCATCAAGGGTAAGGAAGTCGCCCTGAGTGAGCCGGCGCCGGACGGCTCGGTCCACACCGGTGTCGGCTTCTACGGCAAGGACGCCGCCGACGGCGGCAGCCGCAACGTGCACCTCAAGGGCTTCACCATCCAGGGTGACGTGCGCGAGCGCATCGACACCGACCAGGTCAACGGCATCGGCGGCGCGCTCAGCGACTCCACCATCGACGGGCTCTACCTCCGGCACACCAAGGTCGGCATGTGGTTCGACGGGCCGATGACCAACCTGAAGATCACGAACAACACGATCGTCGACCAGATCGCGGACGCCCTGAACTTCCACACCGGCGTCACGAACTCCGTGGTGCGCAACAACTTCATCCGCAACACCGGCGACGACGGCCTGGCGATGTGGGCGGAGAAGATCACGAACACGGGCAACACCTTCGACCACAACACCGTGCAGACGCCGACGCTGGCCAACGGCATCGCGATCTACGGCGGCACCGACAACACCGTGTCGAACAACCTGGTCGCGGACCCGATCCGGGAGGGCAGCGGCATCCACGCCGGCTCCCGCTTCGGCGCCGAGCCGTTCGCCGGCGCCCTGACCATCAAGAACAACACCGTGGTACGCGCCGGCACGCTCGAACTCAACTGGAACATCGGCCTCGGCGCCATCTGGTTCTACGCGCTCGACAAGACCATCGACGCGGACATCCAGGTGACCGGTGACCACTACCTGGACAGCACCTACAACGCGATCATGCTGGTCAGCGACTGGGGTGTGAAGGACCTCTACTCGATCGAGGGCGTCAAGTTCAAGGACCTCCGGATCGACGGTACGGGCACCTCGGTCGTCTCGGCCCGTGTCGCCGGCTCGGCCTCCTTCTCCAACGTCGACGCCCGCAACGTGGGTGCGGTCGGCGTGAACAACTGCGGCTCGTTCGGCTTCAAGCCGACCGGCTCGGAGTTCAGCCTCACGGACCTGGGTGGCAACGACGGTGGCGGCACGACCGGCCCGTGGCTCGCGGCCTGGGAGCTGCCGAACACCATCACCTGTGACGACCGCCCGCCGGTCGTGGCACCCCCGGCCCCCACCACCTGGTAG
- a CDS encoding MOSC domain-containing protein → MKLVALRRYPLKSALGEHLDAADVEPTGLLGDRTWACVDVSDGTIGSAKHPRRWGNLLEVATELHGSELTLRIAGRAHRAGSAEADAALSELVGRPVRLTQEAHAGAQLHRVASDVDGMIPEWTPDLRAGDESVSDVGGIARVGRFTDFGAIHLLTTGALARLGERLGGTAVADARFRANLILEAPDDPAPGDELRLGDVVLRIVMPTPRCVIPGLGQAGIPADRALLSTLARHYRRPVADFGRGACFGVYADVVQPGRLQLDQIAH, encoded by the coding sequence ATGAAGCTCGTTGCGCTCCGGCGCTATCCCCTCAAGAGCGCTCTGGGTGAGCACCTGGACGCGGCCGACGTCGAGCCGACGGGTCTGCTCGGTGACCGGACCTGGGCCTGCGTCGACGTTTCGGACGGCACGATCGGCAGCGCCAAACACCCACGTCGCTGGGGCAACCTGCTCGAGGTGGCCACCGAGCTGCACGGCTCGGAGCTGACCTTGCGAATCGCGGGCCGGGCCCACCGGGCGGGCAGCGCCGAGGCGGACGCGGCGCTGTCGGAGCTGGTCGGCCGGCCGGTCCGGCTGACCCAGGAAGCGCACGCCGGCGCCCAGCTGCACCGGGTGGCCTCCGACGTCGACGGCATGATTCCCGAGTGGACCCCGGATCTGCGTGCGGGCGACGAGAGCGTCTCGGACGTCGGCGGCATCGCCCGCGTCGGTCGCTTCACGGACTTCGGCGCGATCCACCTGCTCACCACGGGTGCCCTCGCGCGGCTGGGTGAGCGCCTCGGCGGCACCGCGGTCGCCGACGCCCGGTTCCGCGCCAACCTGATCCTCGAGGCGCCGGACGACCCCGCGCCCGGCGACGAGCTGCGTCTGGGCGACGTCGTTCTCCGGATCGTCATGCCCACTCCACGGTGTGTCATTCCCGGGCTGGGGCAGGCCGGGATCCCGGCGGATCGTGCCCTGCTCAGCACGTTGGCGCGGCATTACCGCAGGCCGGTGGCGGACTTCGGCCGTGGCGCCTGCTTCGGTGTGTACGCCGACGTGGTGCAGCCCGGCCGTCTTCAGCTGGATCAGATCGCTCATTGA
- a CDS encoding ArsR/SmtB family transcription factor — protein MVQQEVLDRVFASLADPTRRAILVRLGEGPASVGVLAEPTGMSLTGMKKHIQVLEDAGLVVTEKVGRSRQCRLAEQPLDEAMAWIAFYQRLWARKLDGLDAYFTLARSPRDPEGQDT, from the coding sequence ATGGTTCAGCAAGAGGTGCTCGACCGGGTCTTCGCCTCGCTGGCGGATCCGACCCGGCGGGCGATCCTGGTCCGCCTCGGCGAAGGCCCCGCCAGCGTCGGCGTGCTCGCCGAGCCCACCGGGATGAGCCTGACCGGCATGAAAAAACACATCCAGGTCCTCGAGGACGCCGGCCTCGTCGTCACCGAGAAGGTCGGCCGGTCCCGTCAGTGCCGGCTGGCCGAACAACCACTGGACGAGGCCATGGCTTGGATCGCCTTCTACCAGCGGCTCTGGGCCCGCAAACTCGACGGCTTGGACGCCTACTTCACACTTGCGCGCAGCCCGCGCGACCCGGAAGGGCAGGACACGTGA
- a CDS encoding SRPBCC family protein translates to MTIDMRMTRQLPATPEEVFDAYTDAEKQKIWFSILDEQPGIVEIEVDLRVGGQQTAVWGPGPDTLFRETQTFLEIDRPHRLVTESTGSSPDGMSMTTRIEVTFEEKDGGTLMTVAQSGFPVPEVRDFFVGEVWVGAFDRLEAYVTRGKASADV, encoded by the coding sequence GTGACCATCGACATGCGCATGACGCGCCAGTTGCCGGCAACACCGGAGGAGGTCTTCGACGCGTACACGGACGCGGAGAAGCAGAAGATCTGGTTCAGCATCCTCGACGAACAGCCCGGCATCGTCGAGATCGAGGTCGACCTGCGGGTCGGTGGTCAGCAGACCGCGGTCTGGGGCCCCGGCCCCGACACGCTGTTCCGCGAGACCCAGACGTTCCTCGAGATCGACCGGCCGCACCGGCTGGTCACCGAATCCACCGGGTCGAGCCCGGACGGCATGTCCATGACCACCCGCATCGAGGTCACCTTCGAGGAGAAGGACGGCGGCACACTGATGACCGTCGCCCAGAGCGGCTTCCCGGTGCCGGAGGTGCGCGACTTCTTCGTCGGCGAGGTCTGGGTGGGTGCCTTCGACCGCCTCGAGGCGTACGTGACCCGGGGCAAGGCGTCGGCCGATGTCTAG
- a CDS encoding DUF6069 family protein: MSRRLRIIVLAVLTAMLVNQVIYTIGRAVGGTFEFTAAGRPAEVFAITVAGFSAVPMLLGLLAVALLAPRFGWVTWAALIVGPVLAIATIFVMTLPADFDTASKVALSLCHLTLAPIIIVAVRALDRGTTLAPAPA, encoded by the coding sequence ATGTCTAGGCGCCTGCGGATCATCGTGCTCGCCGTGCTCACGGCGATGCTGGTCAACCAGGTGATCTACACGATCGGCCGGGCCGTGGGCGGAACGTTCGAGTTCACCGCGGCCGGCCGGCCGGCGGAGGTCTTTGCCATCACCGTGGCCGGTTTCAGCGCCGTGCCGATGCTGCTGGGTCTGCTCGCGGTGGCCCTGCTGGCACCCCGTTTCGGCTGGGTGACCTGGGCCGCCTTGATCGTCGGCCCGGTGCTGGCGATCGCGACGATCTTTGTGATGACCCTGCCCGCCGACTTCGACACGGCGAGCAAGGTGGCACTGTCACTGTGCCACCTCACCCTCGCGCCGATCATCATCGTCGCCGTGCGGGCCCTCGACAGGGGGACGACCCTGGCGCCGGCGCCGGCCTGA
- a CDS encoding dihydrofolate reductase family protein — protein sequence MADTARQTAGGKVLWHFTMSLDGFVAGPNHEMDWMTGFSSRPGLIEEYVETTGAVLGGRTGWDNTVDDVRPYGGAWEGPLFILTHHPEDAKPADGVTFLSVDPAEAVRIGLDAAGGKNLEVFSPTIGAQLLELGLIDEIDLHIAPVLLGEGIRLYDNPGGKAIRLHRADVEDPTLALNVRYLPVR from the coding sequence ATGGCTGACACCGCACGGCAGACCGCAGGCGGCAAGGTGCTCTGGCACTTCACGATGTCCCTCGACGGATTCGTGGCCGGACCGAACCATGAGATGGACTGGATGACCGGCTTCTCCTCGCGTCCCGGCCTGATCGAGGAGTACGTCGAGACCACCGGTGCCGTTCTCGGTGGCCGCACCGGCTGGGACAACACCGTCGACGACGTCCGCCCCTACGGCGGCGCCTGGGAGGGTCCGCTCTTCATCCTCACCCACCACCCTGAGGACGCGAAGCCCGCCGACGGCGTCACCTTCCTCAGCGTTGATCCGGCCGAAGCGGTGCGGATCGGGCTGGACGCCGCCGGCGGCAAGAACCTCGAGGTGTTCTCCCCGACCATCGGCGCGCAGCTCCTCGAGCTGGGCCTGATCGACGAGATCGACCTGCACATCGCACCGGTCCTGCTCGGCGAGGGCATCCGCCTCTACGACAACCCCGGCGGCAAGGCGATCCGTCTGCACCGCGCCGACGTCGAGGACCCCACCCTCGCCCTCAACGTGCGATACCTACCCGTCCGCTGA
- a CDS encoding Gfo/Idh/MocA family protein produces the protein MSRETFGVAVAGFGWMGRVHTQSYLRVLHHYPQLGVRPELVAVADEVPGRAAEAADQYGFTTATLDWRDLAADPRIRAVSIAAPNFLHRELGVALARAGKHIWIEKPVGLDADDARAVAAAAREAGVQGAVGFNYRNAPAVEAARELITAGELGTVTHARFRLFSDYAAHPEGALTWRFERARGGSGVLGDLAAHGIDLVRHLLGDILSLVADTATFVPQRSRPSGATAGHTRAAGGELGPVENEDYVSSQLRLASGARVVLEASRVAVGDQNNYGFEIHGTRGAVSWDFRRMGELAVSVGDDYQDQPRRTVHVGPAAGDYAAFQPGSGIAMGYDDLKVIEAYRFLRSIIETKPYGATLDDAVHSAVALDAMSRSVESGAWVSLT, from the coding sequence ATGAGTCGAGAGACGTTCGGAGTGGCCGTCGCCGGGTTCGGCTGGATGGGGCGGGTGCACACCCAGTCCTACCTCCGGGTTCTGCACCACTACCCGCAGCTGGGCGTACGCCCCGAGCTGGTCGCCGTGGCCGACGAGGTGCCGGGCCGTGCCGCCGAGGCCGCCGACCAGTACGGCTTCACCACCGCGACCCTCGACTGGCGTGACCTCGCCGCCGACCCGCGGATCCGGGCGGTGAGCATCGCCGCGCCGAACTTCCTGCACCGCGAGCTCGGCGTGGCCCTGGCCCGCGCCGGCAAACACATCTGGATTGAGAAGCCGGTCGGCCTCGACGCCGACGACGCGCGTGCTGTCGCCGCCGCCGCCCGCGAGGCCGGTGTGCAGGGTGCGGTCGGCTTCAACTACCGCAACGCCCCGGCGGTGGAGGCCGCCCGTGAGCTGATCACCGCCGGTGAGCTCGGAACGGTCACCCACGCGCGGTTCCGCCTCTTCAGTGATTACGCGGCGCACCCGGAAGGCGCACTGACCTGGCGCTTCGAACGGGCCCGCGGCGGCAGCGGCGTCCTCGGCGACCTGGCCGCCCACGGCATCGACCTGGTCCGTCACCTGCTCGGCGACATCTTGTCCCTGGTCGCGGACACGGCGACCTTCGTACCGCAGCGCTCGCGGCCCAGCGGTGCCACCGCCGGGCACACCCGCGCTGCCGGTGGTGAACTCGGCCCGGTCGAGAACGAGGACTACGTCTCCAGCCAGCTGCGGCTGGCGTCCGGCGCCCGCGTGGTGCTCGAGGCCAGCCGCGTCGCGGTGGGGGACCAGAACAACTACGGCTTCGAGATTCACGGCACCCGCGGAGCCGTCTCCTGGGACTTCCGCCGGATGGGCGAGCTGGCCGTCAGTGTGGGCGACGACTACCAGGACCAGCCGAGGCGCACCGTCCACGTCGGACCGGCGGCCGGCGACTACGCAGCGTTCCAGCCGGGCTCCGGCATCGCCATGGGCTACGACGACCTCAAGGTGATCGAGGCGTACCGCTTCCTGCGCTCGATCATCGAGACAAAGCCGTACGGCGCCACCCTCGACGATGCCGTGCACAGCGCGGTGGCACTGGACGCGATGTCACGGTCGGTCGAGAGCGGCGCCTGGGTGTCGCTCACCTAG
- a CDS encoding TetR/AcrR family transcriptional regulator gives METRNTRDRILEAAAALLAEGGREAVSTRAVSTAAGVQAPTIYRIFGDKQGLLDAVASHGFAAYLEDKAGLPHSEDPVEDLRRGWDLHVGFGVENPAYYALIYGEPRPGVASPAARQAAEILAAQVRRIAEAGRLRVTEERAAHLIHSAGAGMTFELIGLTPEQRDPALSTLARESIIAAVTTDPPTHPDSVTGSAITLRAALDQLDALSPAERVLLDEWLGRIAS, from the coding sequence GTGGAAACCAGGAACACCCGTGACCGCATCCTCGAGGCAGCAGCAGCCCTGCTCGCCGAGGGCGGACGCGAGGCCGTGTCGACCCGGGCGGTCAGTACGGCCGCCGGCGTGCAGGCGCCGACCATCTACCGCATCTTCGGTGACAAGCAGGGCCTGCTGGACGCGGTCGCGAGCCACGGATTTGCCGCCTACCTGGAGGACAAGGCCGGGCTTCCCCACAGCGAGGACCCCGTCGAGGACCTGCGCCGCGGCTGGGACCTGCACGTCGGTTTCGGCGTGGAGAACCCCGCGTACTACGCGCTGATCTACGGCGAACCCCGTCCCGGCGTGGCCTCACCGGCAGCCCGCCAGGCCGCCGAGATCCTGGCCGCCCAGGTACGCCGCATCGCCGAGGCGGGCCGCCTGCGTGTCACCGAGGAACGTGCCGCCCACCTGATCCACTCCGCGGGCGCCGGCATGACCTTCGAACTCATCGGCCTCACCCCGGAGCAACGCGACCCGGCCCTCTCGACCCTGGCCCGCGAGTCGATCATCGCGGCCGTGACCACCGACCCACCGACCCATCCCGACAGCGTCACCGGCTCGGCGATCACCCTGCGCGCCGCCCTCGACCAGCTCGATGCGCTTTCCCCGGCAGAGCGGGTGCTGCTCGACGAATGGCTCGGACGCATCGCGTCCTAG
- a CDS encoding SDR family oxidoreductase, with amino-acid sequence MTDTQRRVAIVTGGSRGIGRAVSERLAADGQAVVIAYAGNDVEAKATVEAVEAAGGNAVAVQADVADETAVRSLFDLAEQRFGGVDVVVNAAGIMVLSPLADAGLDDLDRMFRTNLRGTFVIGREAARRVRSGGAIINFSTSVTRLNLPTYSGYAATKAAVEALSPILAKELRGRDITVNAVAPGPTATSLFLDGKDQETIDRMAKMNPMERLGRPEDIAEVVSSLAGPARWINGQTIFVNGGVA; translated from the coding sequence ATGACCGACACCCAGCGCCGCGTTGCGATCGTCACCGGCGGTTCCCGCGGCATCGGCCGGGCCGTGTCCGAGCGCCTCGCTGCCGACGGTCAGGCTGTTGTCATCGCCTACGCCGGCAACGACGTCGAGGCCAAGGCCACCGTCGAGGCCGTGGAAGCAGCCGGCGGAAACGCCGTCGCCGTTCAGGCCGACGTGGCGGACGAGACCGCCGTCCGGTCGCTCTTCGACCTCGCCGAGCAGCGCTTCGGCGGCGTGGACGTCGTGGTGAACGCCGCCGGGATCATGGTCCTCAGCCCCCTGGCCGATGCAGGCCTCGACGACCTCGACCGGATGTTCCGCACCAACCTGCGCGGCACCTTCGTGATCGGCCGCGAGGCCGCCCGCCGGGTCCGCTCCGGTGGCGCGATCATCAACTTCTCGACCTCGGTGACCCGGCTCAACCTGCCGACATACTCCGGATATGCCGCCACCAAGGCCGCGGTCGAGGCCCTCAGCCCGATCCTGGCCAAGGAACTCCGCGGCCGCGACATCACCGTCAACGCGGTGGCGCCCGGCCCGACCGCGACGTCGCTCTTCCTGGACGGCAAGGACCAGGAGACCATCGACCGCATGGCCAAGATGAACCCGATGGAGCGGCTGGGCCGCCCGGAGGACATCGCCGAGGTCGTGTCGTCCCTGGCCGGCCCGGCCCGCTGGATCAACGGCCAGACCATATTCGTCAACGGCGGCGTGGCCTGA
- a CDS encoding DUF305 domain-containing protein: MSRQRTFTLVAAAAVVLAAGGTAVAARAGDDRSAAAPQASASPAPPARVVLPGRPGESARVTDSDQVRAPDGSTFNSIDVTFVQMMIAHHQQAIEMSALAPQRAGDAGLRALAARIGAAQAPEITWLKRWLTDRKLPETDPAHNHSTMPGMQTPADLAALTAAKGTDFDTKFIAMMTAHHKGAIQMAGDVLGGGTDQVLYEMANEMAVEQGSEIRRMEQL; encoded by the coding sequence ATGAGTCGGCAGAGGACATTCACGCTGGTCGCAGCGGCGGCCGTGGTGCTGGCAGCCGGCGGAACGGCCGTGGCGGCCCGTGCGGGCGACGACCGTTCGGCGGCGGCACCGCAGGCGAGCGCCAGCCCGGCGCCTCCGGCCCGGGTGGTCCTGCCGGGCCGGCCGGGTGAGTCGGCCCGGGTCACCGACTCCGATCAGGTACGCGCACCCGACGGCTCGACGTTCAACTCGATCGACGTCACGTTCGTGCAGATGATGATCGCCCACCACCAGCAGGCGATCGAGATGTCCGCGCTGGCACCGCAGCGCGCCGGCGACGCCGGGCTGCGCGCCCTGGCCGCACGCATCGGCGCTGCTCAGGCCCCGGAGATCACCTGGCTGAAGCGCTGGCTGACCGACCGCAAGCTGCCCGAGACCGACCCGGCGCATAACCACAGCACGATGCCCGGCATGCAGACGCCGGCCGATCTGGCCGCGCTGACCGCCGCGAAGGGCACGGACTTCGACACGAAGTTCATCGCGATGATGACCGCCCACCACAAGGGCGCGATCCAGATGGCCGGCGACGTCCTCGGCGGCGGCACCGACCAGGTCCTCTACGAGATGGCGAACGAGATGGCCGTCGAGCAGGGCAGCGAGATCCGCCGGATGGAGCAGCTCTAG
- a CDS encoding LVIVD repeat-containing protein: MKHSAPRGRQLKRLACLSAATVVVGLLAAPSSGVAQAPADPGTPPGVDEVASTKNLNQVAHLPKTGPFANSTNSDWAFKGEYAYGGNYNGFAVYDISNPKAPTVAAQVLCPGSQNDISIKGNLLFLGTDSQRTNDSCNNAASTTAAPGDRWEGVKIFDISDPTTPAYLKSVKTDCGSHTQTMIPGKAGDNSVYLYVSSYNLAAADQPNCALPHDKISIVRVPLAEPTAARVVSTPVLFPDGGYPGGTEGQSPTTGCHDITAYPEKDIAAGACMGDGVLFDISVRSQPKVITTVRDTENFAFWHSATFNNKATKVVFTDELGGGGAATCNPEIGPERGADAIYDIVGKGNNRKLEFRSYFKIPRTNTDTENCVAHNGSLIPVPGKDIMVQAWYQGGISVWDFTNSRNPKEIAYWERGPISDTQFVLGGSWSAYWYNGFIYSNDIAKGVDVLELKDRRTNPATGASTELFNAQTQDNYSNW, translated from the coding sequence ATGAAGCACTCTGCCCCACGAGGGCGGCAGCTCAAGCGCCTGGCGTGTCTCAGCGCGGCAACGGTCGTGGTCGGACTGTTGGCGGCGCCCTCCAGCGGTGTCGCGCAGGCGCCGGCCGACCCGGGCACACCGCCCGGGGTCGACGAGGTCGCGAGCACGAAGAACCTCAACCAGGTCGCCCATCTGCCGAAGACGGGCCCGTTCGCCAACTCCACCAACTCGGACTGGGCCTTCAAGGGCGAGTACGCATACGGCGGTAACTACAACGGCTTCGCGGTCTACGACATCAGCAACCCCAAGGCGCCGACCGTCGCGGCGCAGGTGCTCTGCCCCGGATCGCAGAACGACATCTCGATCAAGGGCAACCTGCTGTTCCTGGGCACCGACTCGCAGCGGACGAACGACTCCTGCAACAACGCCGCTTCCACGACCGCCGCACCCGGCGACCGCTGGGAGGGCGTGAAGATCTTCGACATCAGCGACCCGACCACACCGGCCTACCTCAAGTCGGTGAAGACCGACTGTGGTTCGCACACCCAGACGATGATTCCGGGCAAGGCGGGTGACAACTCCGTCTACCTGTACGTCTCCTCGTACAACCTGGCGGCGGCGGACCAGCCGAACTGTGCTCTGCCGCACGACAAGATCTCGATCGTCCGGGTGCCGCTCGCGGAGCCGACGGCCGCGCGGGTCGTGTCGACGCCGGTGCTGTTCCCGGACGGTGGCTACCCCGGTGGCACCGAGGGCCAGTCCCCGACGACGGGCTGCCACGACATCACGGCGTACCCGGAGAAGGACATCGCCGCCGGTGCCTGCATGGGTGACGGTGTGCTCTTCGACATCTCCGTGCGCAGCCAGCCGAAGGTCATCACCACGGTGCGCGACACCGAGAACTTCGCGTTCTGGCACTCGGCGACGTTCAACAACAAGGCCACCAAGGTCGTCTTCACCGACGAGCTCGGCGGCGGCGGCGCGGCCACCTGCAACCCGGAGATCGGTCCGGAGCGGGGTGCCGACGCGATCTACGACATCGTCGGCAAGGGCAACAACCGCAAGCTCGAGTTCCGCAGCTACTTCAAGATCCCGCGCACCAACACCGACACCGAGAACTGCGTGGCCCACAACGGCTCGCTGATCCCGGTTCCGGGCAAGGACATCATGGTGCAGGCGTGGTACCAGGGCGGCATCTCGGTCTGGGACTTCACCAACTCGCGGAACCCCAAGGAGATCGCGTACTGGGAGCGGGGACCCATCTCGGACACCCAGTTCGTGCTGGGCGGCTCGTGGTCGGCGTACTGGTACAACGGCTTCATCTACTCCAACGACATCGCCAAGGGCGTTGACGTGCTGGAGCTGAAGGACCGGCGGACCAACCCGGCGACGGGTGCGTCGACGGAGCTGTTCAACGCGCAGACGCAGGACAACTACAGCAACTGGTGA
- a CDS encoding class I SAM-dependent methyltransferase, producing MENLWLQKIAENPGHSRWYIDRFRKLAKDGADLAGEARLIDTMVPRGSRVLDAGCGAGRVGGFLAAAGHDVTGVDLDPELIAAAEEDYPGPRWLTGDLAELELPERFDVIVCAGNVMTFVAPGTRVEILRRLRLHLAEGARVVIGFGADRGYAFDDFFVDVAAAGLAPDVLLSTWDLRPFGAGSDFLVALLRPV from the coding sequence GTGGAGAACCTCTGGCTGCAGAAGATCGCTGAGAACCCCGGCCACTCGCGCTGGTACATCGACCGGTTCCGCAAGCTCGCGAAGGACGGCGCCGACCTGGCCGGTGAGGCGCGCCTGATCGACACGATGGTGCCGCGCGGGTCGAGGGTCCTCGACGCCGGTTGCGGCGCCGGCCGTGTGGGCGGATTTCTGGCCGCGGCCGGTCACGACGTCACCGGCGTCGACCTGGACCCGGAGCTGATCGCGGCGGCCGAGGAGGACTATCCGGGGCCGCGCTGGCTGACCGGCGACCTGGCCGAGCTGGAGCTGCCGGAACGCTTCGACGTGATCGTCTGCGCCGGCAACGTGATGACCTTCGTCGCGCCGGGCACCCGGGTCGAGATCCTCCGACGGCTGCGCCTCCACCTGGCCGAGGGTGCCCGCGTGGTGATCGGCTTCGGCGCCGACCGGGGTTACGCGTTCGACGACTTCTTCGTCGACGTCGCGGCGGCCGGCCTCGCGCCGGACGTGCTGCTGTCGACCTGGGACCTGCGACCGTTCGGTGCCGGCTCGGACTTCCTGGTCGCGCTGCTCAGGCCCGTCTGA